The DNA segment ACAACAGGCAAGGAAACAAAGATTCGTTCATGGAAGTGGAGTTGGGAACACCTGTCCCGGATCTGGAGCTGGTCTATCATGGCGGACATCCTGATCTTGTCCTCCTCCGGGAGAGAGTCGAGATCTCCGAGCATGCTCTTGTCCATCGCTCTCGCTAGGGTTTTGGAGGCCGACGGGGCGAAACTTTGCTGAGGAATCGCCCGATATCCGAACCCGCTTTTAAACTGTCGACTAAGAGCGCTTTTTGTAAGTAAATATTTTTAATGTTTCTCTGTAATTATTTTCCAATGAAAATAGAAACTGTTTTCATGATAACCAAATATTGCTGCTCACTTCATCACATAATTTTACCTTAATAAAGGCATCTAAAATGGTACATTTGTAGTTATGTAGGTTGACATAATTCATCTATTTTTTAATGTTACAATTTGAACTATTAGTCATCAATAGTCCATTGCTCAAATGATTCTCCTATTTCTTGATTTCATGATTTTGTTGAGTTGGATCTATCAATTTGGTAGAAAAGACATTCTTTGTCGTGATTTGGGGAATAGACATGATGAAACTCTATGGTCTTCGATACTTAAATTAGATAATGTCTGACGTCTAAAATATTCAAGAAACTATTTACATTATAATTAAGAGACTACTATTATAATTTGATCCTCTTATAAAATATCAAACATTAAATTGAGAATTGATGTTGATATACTAAGCATAGTTGATACAATaaagtttattataatatttttaaaagataCTCGATGCTCGTCTAAATGTCTAGGAATCATATAGAATAAGACAAGGTTGAAGCATCTTATAACAAGTTCGAACAAGGTGGTTatgtaatatctttttttttttaattatttatgatatgataattttttattatttttatataattttttttattattttatgatatgattttttgattatttatatatataaatttatttaataaatgtATTTCATTaagtaatttttatattaaaggaCTAATGCTATGGACTAAATTGTGAATCCTAAAAtttaaatatgatttatgaaaaatttatattaaattaattgAAAAAATAAAGGAATTTGTCACTTGTGCTTGTTATATTGTAAACACATATGCTTCTTTAATACATGGTTTCCATATTGTAATTTTTATGTTATCTAAACACTTATAattagaggaaaaagaagaaaaatattaccGAGCTAGAGTTTGTTGTCTTCTATATTGCATTAAAACACTTGAAGGTGGAGAACAACAAGAAGTAAAGTATAAATTATATGAAATACTAAGTATGACTTTTAAATCCATACATTTTGATCTTGATTTGTTTATGCATTGCTCGTTGCTAATTATTAAATATGAATTATATGAAATACTAAGTATGACTTTTAGATATGTCATATGATTTGTTTTTACTATATCATAGATATGATAATCATTGAACATTGTAACTCATATTATCACTCATACTCATAACATGATGCTAGAAGATTGTGATATATTTTTGATAGTTTAATAACAAGATGTTAGTATAAAGAACATCTTGCTTGTAATGTTGTGTAAAACTATGAGTTGATGTATATTGTTATAAAGGTTAAATGACTGATCATGTGGAAGAAAGCCTCCTACAAGTTTCATTTGCACTACATCATCGTTGGACTACAAAACCTCCTTCACCTTACACCATTGTTTGCTACTTCGTTTCTTTGCAAAAATGAGTAACTCTCTCTTTGTGGCAAAGGCAACTCTTTGACGGATCATGAGTGGCTTccttatatatataattgatgagtggcttcctctttctcctctccagttTTCTCCTACTCGTCAAGCATTTCTGGACCTCCACAGCCTcgttctccctcttcctcttacCTGATTCCTCATCCCTTTTTTGCTTGCTTCTCTCATTCCCTCTTGTCATCCCCTTCCTtctctcccctcccctcccctccctcctcttccttcccATCACCCATGACAATCCTTCTCCCATACGTTCTCCCTCctcccaatatatatatatatatatatatatatatatatatatatatatatatatatatatatatatatatatatatatatatatatatatatatatattatgttcttCGATACTGTAATTTTATCGTTAGCCTTGTTTCTCTCCCATTTAATACATCTCTTGTTTAAACATAATGATTTGAATATGGAAACTTCCGAGATTCTGAACCTTCTAGCTTGTTTTAGCTATAAATCACTGCACTGATTtttaatttagataaaacttatttgatctgaaAATAGACTCATGGACCTTTCTTCTGATACTAAGTTTaataaatttggagtctaattgTTCATCCAGATTTCTATTTTATTTATccctatagattctgtaaaataTGGATCGTaacttctgatcttttgatactgAATTTTGGAAATTCTGTTTTGTTTAAAACTTATTTTATTAGAAACCAGactcatatatttttcttttgatacttagatcgaaagatttagagtccaaacacTTGcctagttatctattgaatctgaccctataaattctgtaatatatatatatatatatatatatatatatatatatatatatatatatatttgttagtGTCGAATGAATTTGTTACTGTCGAAAGTATAACAACTCTCCTATGATCATCTTAAGAAATTGACCAGCATAAGTCTCGCCATCTACCTTATGCACGTGGAAAGTATACAGTGAGCCGACAATTCCAAAGGAGGTGGGGCTCATTGGGTAGGAGGGCCATTTGAACCGCAAAGCGACCACCGTCCGAGATGATCATAGCTTTAGATGGGAGCACAACTCATGAGCTACGACGATGCTATGAAGGGATTTTGTTCTCGCTGCTCTGCCGTCTTCACTTGCAGCAATTCCCCTCTCTCGATCCATGGCATCCCTGTAGAAGTCGATGCATATCTTGGGAAAGATCGAACATGGATGACACAGTTGCCAGGTGATCGATGACAAGTAATTTCTACTCCGGCGTGTGCTCTTCCTCAAGCTCTAGCCGAACCCTCAGATCATGCTACCTATATCGGCCCCATGCAGCCGGCCATGTCCCGTGTGGTCCCTCGATGGCAACCAACGTGCACGAATGCATCGAGATAAGAAGAGGGAACAAAGCCGAAGAATCGCCACGGCACTAACGGACGACGCTCGCAAGTATCCGATGCGCCTCCCTCGCTCCCAACCACGAACACCCTTCGTAAGAGAAGAGAGGCAAAGAGACCGAAGGAATGTTAAGGCCATTATCGGCAACTGTTACTGGGTACAGATATGATTCCACCTTCCATCACTTGTCACCATCCTTTCCGAAGACCATCGAACAAAGACGTGAATCCAAAAACAGTCATTAACCTACTCTTAGTCGGTTTCAGCAGCAAGCCTTGAACGTTCTTGCCTCTTCTCTTTCTCCTGTTTCCTTGTCGAACTCTCTCTCCCTTCTCTCTTCTATTTGTGTCCGAGAAGCACTCGGAGCCCATCCAAAAGAAGTTTAAGAAGGGAGAGGAGATGAATCCCAAAGAAGGAGACACAAGTTCTGAGCCTTTGATCCCTCCTCCTTCTCTTCCCTCTGCGGAGCGTATGAACGAGGAAGAAGGCAAGATGGAACAGGAAGAAGAAAAACAAAGCAAACGTGATGATGgctctgctgccgccgccgcagatagcgatgatgatgatggttaTCTGACACCGACGTCCCCGAGGCACAAAATTCCGGTGCCTCTCGAGTGCCCTGCGGCCCCCAGGAAGCCTCCTCCTATGCCGTACttgaagaggaagatgaggagtTCAGGCCAAGTTGACGCAGAGCGGGAGACTGGCTTCGACCACCTGAGTCGGGAGCTCGACGAATTTGCGCCGGTGGCTAAGAAGACTAAAGCAGAAGCTGCCGGTGCCAAGTGATGCTTGCTGTATGTGCGTTCTGTAGCTATGATATATACAAAGATTAAAttttacttctctctctctctctctctctctctctctctctctctctctctcatggattAGAATTTGGACGACGATCAACCATTGTTCAGTTCTTTTCTATTCTATGGAGTTTTCTTGGGCAAGTAATGTGCTAAATAATAAAGAAGAGGCTTTAATTACTGCATTGGATTTTGGCAGTCCGAATGCACAAGTCAAAATTAATTGGTCAACATTTTGGTTCATTTTACCTCGGAATGCTTTAATGTATCATAATCTCTGCTAACCTTCGTCAGTATACGAGGAAATATTAATGCCTGATGCTATTTTCCAGTAACTCGTCAATATCTACCATTAAATGAATTGCACACATTTTAAATTGGCCCAATTTTGGCTCGGCTCGTTTTTATGAAAGCCCACGGACCGAACCCCAACCCAACTAAAAATCACAGCCGTCCATAACATGATAAGTTTGATCGAACGTCCACAGTCGCTGTAAGGTAATTTCGTAAATAAAGCTCACTTAAATCCCCTTTTTTGTGATTTCCTTATGACTTGCGATGTGGCCCTATTTATAGGGTCGCTCGTCTCCGCCGCCAAGGTTTTAGACGTCGTTGGCCGCTAGGGTTTCTTCCTCTCCGAGCCGGGGGTAAGACGCCATCGCTTTTGGATCACGTTTCCTCCTCTTTTGTTTTGGCGCGTATTTACTTTGCTGTCGCCTCATGCGTTTCTTGAATTCGTGATTGTTCTTTTGTGTGCACATTTGAATTGGATTTTTTCTGTTATTTTTCGACAGGGTTTTGATCTGTAAGTGCTTTGATCGATTGATCGTACGTGTTTTTAGATGCCGATCTTGTCGTTGCTAGATTATCTGGAACCTGATTAGtttcttttcatttgttattagtgGGTAGCGGACGGTGTTCTCTCGCCGGGCTTTGAGATGGCCCCTCCTCAGCCGAACACCGGTCTCTTTGTTGGGCTCAACAAAGGGCACATCGTCACCAGGAGGGAGTTGCCCCCTCGTCCTTCCAGCAGAAAAGGGGTATGAATCTGAAGTCCCTGAGAGATGGAGGTTCTGATCTCTTGTTGACAGTCATTTCTGATATAGTTGTAAATTGCGGGTGTTTATGTTTTTTCCGTTCTTAGATGGTCTTTTTCGTAGATGGAATATTAACGATCAAGAAATTAATGCATGAAGAGGTTGAAGGGTAAGTTTTATATGAAGAGGAGTCAGTGATTGATCCATTCTGTTAGCTTACTTGGACAAGTTGTATAGAATTCTATGGCAACTAGTGACCTACATGGTGGTTTAGCAACTCTAGTTGGCAGGAGTTCTTTCTGGTGCGTTCTGTAGAGTCTTTCACAATATTGTTGAAGCATATGATGATGATATACTTCAGAGCAAGAGACTTTTATCATATTGTTAATGATCAACTCCATCTACATTTCTTGTCATTTGAAGTAGCACACAAGCACTGACATCTGTGATATAGAATTCTAATGTAGAGTATCCCTTGTGCTTCAAAAACTGTTCAAGAGGAACAGTGGGCTATGCCTCAAATTGATGAAATGGTTGTCTAATTAAACAGTTCATTCATTTGAGGTAGCCATTTAAGAGGAGTGAGTCCAAGATAAACATCAGTGGGCTATGCTCAATGAGGTAGCTAGGCTATTTCTTTAATTCAGAATTGTGGTTATTTTCTCTTCACTATATGTTGATTTTTTTAGGAGTCAGAGTTTCTGACAGTCTTCAGATTATATTCAAAGGAAGAAAGGCCaaaaaattctttattttttacataCACTTAAGTTTATATTTGCTTGAATTTTATGCTGCAAAACTGATCATTGTTGGACAATCATATGCAGAAAACTAGCAAGAGGGTGCATTTTGTTAGGAACTTGATCAGGGAAGTGGCTGGGTTTGCACCTTATGAGAAGAGGATTACGGAGCTGTTGAAAGTTGGAAAGGACAAGCGTGCACTGAAAGTTGCTAAGAGAAAGCTGGGTACACACAAGAGAGCcaaaaagaagagagaggagaTGGCTAATGTTCTCCGGAAGATGAGGTAAGGGgcctttttttttaaaatttaaatctacaTGCTATTTATTTCTTTTTGATGATAACTAAATGTAACATGAGCTATCTGTtcttaaattaaatataattaatcatgCCCAGAAGAGTGCTGGTTATTAGAATAGGGCAACAaataaaatcagagaattttgttaTAATGATTTTATCGAAATTATTAGTGATTAATTGAGTTAAGTTTGATGATTAATTgagttttgtgatttttttttatgttttttctgtccaTTCCAATTGTATTTCACATCATGGACATCTGTCCCTTTGTTGTTTGATACATTATCAGACTTCAACAACACTTGGAAATTCTAGAAGAGCATCTTAATTTTAatgctgttttttttttctctgcatTTTTTTCAGACACAACTGGTCTAAATTTAGCTATTGCTGCTTATTCATAATGTTGTAATGAACTGCAAGATGAGGCATGTAGCCCAATGAGCTAAGTAGAATTGGGTGCATGACTCTTTTTGCTTCATCACAAAATTGTTGTTGATTTGCATGTAAAGAGTAACCAAATAAGGCTGTTATATCTTGTTAAAAAATGCAGCATTGAGTTAAGTGAGCATAACTATCCAATAAATTTTGTATTTTGGGATGGATAGTTGGTTCTTTTGGGAGGATAGATGATTATGGTTGGTGTATGAAAATTTTAATTGTCAGCTAGGTAAATGGCCTTTGATTGCCATTTCATATGTTCATTAGCAGTATGAAGGATGGTAAACACATTTCTGGTGTAGACTTGGCTAGGTTTTGAATGGCTAGTGATTGTACTTGGAAGATTAAATTTGTAAGGTCGCTAAGGCCTCTTATATTCGAGGGATTGTTACAGGCTAGCTGCTCAATGTGATGTTTGGATCAGAATTATGCAGTTTCCTTGCTTATCTCCCCTAATTGTGACAGCCTCCACTCACTTCCCTTCATCCTTGTGTTCCTGTTTTTATTTTCATCATGTCCCCTTTTCTTCTCTGTATCAGTTGCTTCCATACTTTACAAGCTGATGGAACTTGGTGCCTTTCTCATTGTTGCTGAACTCTAGCACAAGCTAAGCTCATTGAGCTAAGATTGAGTTAACTCTTATAGGGCGAATAATTAGGATTTAAGCCTCTATGGAGTTTTGGTATGGTAGCTTTCTTGGGAGCCTAatttggtcgaccagcacctcaaGTTGAATGCTCGCGGAAAATGTTAGCTGATAACATGTTAAGCAGGGTAGCATTTCTGACTCCACTTACTCTATTGGAGCTTCACCTGTATGCATTGATGGCCTGATACCTATTTGTTTTTGTAGGAAATTTTCCAATTTTGATCTTTACCTTCAAATCTTTTATCACTGTCTTATAAAAAATTTTGCTCATTTGTTAAGTTTTTAAGCTGTAATATTTTCATATCTAACTGTCGCAGAATAACTGATTGCTATTAGGTTAGAAAAAACTTATTCCAGTTCTTGTAATGTAAGCTAACTTTAGTTAAAAAGTTTTCAAGGTTTTTGTTGATTTTGATAAGTCCAGAAGATTGTGATATATTTTGGCATGATTCTTTTAACATATAACTAAACATACTGATCTATCATGAACTGCACTTGCACTCATGCAATATAATTTTTGTTACCCTTGTTGAAGTTGAGGCTCAATTCGGAATGAGATATTCAGTTTGTTGATGTTACAATCTTTTCCAGAGGAACATTTTGCTGCATAATCCATCACAGCTCTGTTGATATAATATTTAATGTGCTACTTATTTCTGAAAAATCTCAATACTACCCTTTATATGAAACTATATTGTTTCTCTCTTGTCCTAAATGATCATTGTGAAGTTGACCAAAACAGCAACCTTTGAACATTAGGATGATCTATGACAGTCTTTATTTATGGATGTACATAGATTTTACTGCCCCTGATAGTAGTTTTGGGGCCATATCAAACATCAACAAGCATAAGTTGTTAAAAAGTAGATATCTGTTTAAATTTTTTGTATAAAGTAGCAGCAGTTCCTAAATGTGACTTTTTATCTTTTTGGTTATCATTCTTTGGATAGCAACCTCCGTCCCTTGGACCACTTCTTTTGTAGATAAAGAGTCCAAAATTTAATTCAACTTAACATGATTACAATAATATTATCCCTCATCTTTTAATTTCTCATGTGGTTTTTCCATGTGCAGGTCTGCTGGAGTGAGCGAAAAGAAGAAATGATGATACCCCCTGCAAAGCCTTAACTTTGTCATCATGCAATTAGATTTTATATTTGATGTTTCAGCACGATGGAATGTTGACCTGCAGAAATGTTGGCGATTGGAATCAAGGCTGGTTTGTGTCTGTTCTcttttagtatttttttaatgtGATCAGATAAAACCTTCTGCCAAATCTTCTTTACACATTATGATGCATTGGAAGCTGCTTGCCTTGTCGTCTTAATCAAATGTTGAACTTACTTTTATCTCGTGTTACTCTAGTAATTATTAGTGGCATGTTATTTTTAAAATACTATTACTAGCGAGAATGTTCTGTCGGCTTAATCAaattatttaactgagtgtgttgCTCTAGTAATTATTAGTGGAATGTTATTTTTAAAATCCTATTACTACATGTTTCTATTGGCAACTGTGCGACAATGTAAAATAACAGATTCGATGGTCTGTAGTCTATCTTTGAAATGGTGTTGGTCAATCGTCAAACCGTGCGTTATCGGATTGTACTCGGACTCTTTTTTGTTTTTACCTTGTAAGGTGCGTGTTTCATCTGTTTGAGCTCAACCAGAATCACTGTCTCCTTTAAAGTGGATAATTAAAAAGCAGCGACCATAAGCTGCCTCTCCTAAAAAGCTTCCCATCTCCTCCCTTGAGATTCATATTGGCAAATCGTTAGTAtctttatcttttcttttctatttggTTCGAGCTGTAAAGGATTATGCAATCTACACAACATCTGAACTATCTTCCATTTTTATTGGCGGTTCAAGGGCTTAATAGATAGATAGAGTGGAACGATAATGGTGCTCTTCCTcccacttctttttttttttttggtcttagGTGGATCGCACAACATCTCATAGGTGGAGTCGACTACTGTCTTGATGTTTAACCCCGAGCTCAACTTTTCTCTTTCAGCGATGCCTGTTGTCAACTGGAACACTGAAAGAGGTTGTTGAAGCTTTCATGATGCTTATTTTGTGAATGAATTATGATACTATTTGAGATCATATCACCATAATAAAAGTTGCATGTCAAATGGGTTGTGTTGTTTCCTCTCAAAGCTCACACTTGCTCTTTCTATGTGCTCGTCATGATACTCTGCAGTACaaaaaaatctctctctctctagttgcaTGGAAGTTACATAAACATGTGTGCACTAACTACTAGAGTGTGCTCATAACCAAGAAAGAACAATTACCTAGTTCATTAGATTCGATGCAAGCCTAATGTCTAAATGATCTGACGACACCTACCCAGATAAACTGGCTCCTCTACTCGTCTCTCACACGACGACGACGACCTTCTTTTGGGATGTGCATTCACTGTATACCGAATGTCAAAAGAATAGATCTGCAGCAGCCAAAACTAAAGAAAGCAAATCAAACTAGAATTTCATGGGGAGTTGGGATTCCCGATGGCGTAGATAGATTCCAGTAAATTTTGGAGGGACAGAAGTCCAAAAAAGATGCCGTAACAGTCAAAGAATAGGCTCCAAAGTTCTAGAAAAGATAAAGGAAACCTCGTCATGCATCATGACCGAGTTCTTTGTTTGCATGCCATTGAGGATATTGGTAGTCTTCCAACACTTGAGCAGCCATCGTTTGAGATTCCAGTAATAAGCAAGTTTCCTCGTTTACATCAAGGAAAGATGCATGGAATAGTGATCATGTTCTTCTTCCTTGATTACTCCAGTTGTTCCTTCTCCAACCCATGGCAAAAGTAGGGTTCCAACGCTTAGGTTACATCCTGTAAAAGCTCGGCTCAGGTCATGACCTGAAAACTACGAGATGTTCTTAGTCGAGGAGCTGAATACCGATAGCTGTGTCGCCCAACCTCCGCTGTTGGTGCTGCCgccttcaccaccaccaccactccagTATTGCTCAGTTCCGAGAAGATCTGAACACTGCCTTGGCAAACGTAGCCCGTGGGAGTTGTCTTCTATCTTCGCCGAAACTACGCCTTCTCCGTTGAGACGGTACGCGGGCGGCTCTGGTCGTGGCTCTAGTCCTCCCAGGAAAGGGAATTGCTGGATCTGTGGTTTCCTCCACCGCTCGAGCCCGACACCCAGGCTGCTCCTTCCTACCTGATACCCTGCCGGATCGACGAGAGTGTGCATGGCGGAGAAGAAGGGTCGCTCGGCGTTACCACCGCCCGCGGCGGTGGAGGATGAGGATGAGGTACCAGCCCGACGGTCAGCGGTGGAGGTAGTGGCGGTTGATTTGGAGGAGCTTCCCGAGGATTTGTTCCGCTTGTTGCGACGGCAGGCTCCGCCCACAGGGACGTTTCGGAGGGCGCCGCCTCGGGTCCAGTAGCGTCGACAGGTCTTGCAGAAGTGGCGGGGCTGCGAGAGGGAATAGTTATtgaagtagcagaacttggtgtcgCTGGAGTCGCACCGCGGGCACTTGTGCGGCTGCTCGGGATGTGGGATCTTCGCGAGGAGAGCTCGTTCTGCCATGGAGATAGGCCTGGCCGACCCTGCAGCCGCCACACCAGCTTCTGTTCCCTGCGCTTCCAACCTCGGGAAGAGCTGAGAAGCCTCGCTGCCTCCGCCTGCAGCGGCCAGACACTGAAAGCTCTGTAGCCAAACGTGCCATAGAGTGagagaaaaataaggaaaagaaCGCGATTATCTCCTTCTTTTCGATGAAGAAGCCAAAGTAATCTTAAGCTtacaaggaagagaagaagagtaAGGTAGTAACACACACCTGGTTCCGTTCAGGTGGATCCAGATAGGTTGGGACAGAGGAGAAAaccatcttcttttctttccagtAATCTTTCTCGAAGACGAAAGGATGTGAAAGGAGGTGGAGAATCAAATATCCACAAGTGGTGGCAAAGAGAGGAATGGAGTAGGAAGAAGGATTCGTTTCTTTTCTTCCATGGTGTCTTTATACGGTAGGGTTAATGGCTGAACGATGgggttggagagagagagagagagagttgcttgGTCTCTAAGGATCTCATTGCTGACGAGGGGAGCACTAGTATGGCGAGGCTACATGGAAAAGCCGAGAGATCCACGTGACTGC comes from the Musa acuminata AAA Group cultivar baxijiao chromosome BXJ2-8, Cavendish_Baxijiao_AAA, whole genome shotgun sequence genome and includes:
- the LOC135618596 gene encoding dof zinc finger protein DOF5.1-like isoform X3, whose protein sequence is MVFSSVPTYLDPPERNQSFQCLAAAGGGSEASQLFPRLEAQGTEAGVAAAGSARPISMAERALLAKIPHPEQPHKCPRCDSSDTKFCYFNNYSLSQPRHFCKTCRRYWTRGGALRNVPVGGACRRNKRNKSSGSSSKSTATTSTADRRAGTSSSSSTAAGGGNAERPFFSAMHTLVDPAGYQVGRSSLGVGLERWRKPQIQQFPFLGGLEPRPEPPAYRLNGEGVVSAKIEDNSHGLRLPRQCSDLLGTEQYWSGGGGEGGSTNSGGWATQLSDVT
- the LOC135618594 gene encoding large ribosomal subunit protein eL36x-like codes for the protein MAPPQPNTGLFVGLNKGHIVTRRELPPRPSSRKGKTSKRVHFVRNLIREVAGFAPYEKRITELLKVGKDKRALKVAKRKLGTHKRAKKKREEMANVLRKMRSAGVSEKKK
- the LOC135618596 gene encoding dof zinc finger protein DOF5.1-like isoform X1, with the protein product MVFSSVPTYLDPPERNQSFQCLAAAGGGSEASQLFPRLEAQGTEAGVAAAGSARPISMAERALLAKIPHPEQPHKCPRCDSSDTKFCYFNNYSLSQPRHFCKTCRRYWTRGGALRNVPVGGACRRNKRNKSSGSSSKSTATTSTADRRAGTSSSSSTAAGGGNAERPFFSAMHTLVDPAGYQVGRSSLGVGLERWRKPQIQQFPFLGGLEPRPEPPAYRLNGEGVVSAKIEDNSHGLRLPRQCSDLLGTEQYWSGGGGEGGSTNSGGWATQLSRWNPTFAMGWRRNNWSNQGRRT
- the LOC135618596 gene encoding dof zinc finger protein DOF5.1-like isoform X2, translating into MVFSSVPTYLDPPERNQSFQCLAAAGGGSEASQLFPRLEAQGTEAGVAAAGSARPISMAERALLAKIPHPEQPHKCPRCDSSDTKFCYFNNYSLSQPRHFCKTCRRYWTRGGALRNVPVGGACRRNKRNKSSGSSSKSTATTSTADRRAGTSSSSSTAAGGGNAERPFFSAMHTLVDPAGYQVGRSSLGVGLERWRKPQIQQFPFLGGLEPRPEPPAYRLNGEGVVSAKIEDNSHGLRLPRQCSDLLGTEQYWSGGGGEGGSTNSGGWATQLSVFSSSTKNIS